In the genome of Cupriavidus sp. WKF15, the window CACGAGTTCGATGTTCGGCGCCACAGCGGTCACCACGTTGCCCACCACGAACACGGCGAGACCCGTGAGCAGCAACTGCTTGCGCGGCCAATGCGCTGCCGCTGCAGCGATGATGGGCGACAGCAGCGCATAGCTGATCGCATACAGCGTCACCATCTGGCCGGCCAGCACCACCGATACGCCAAGCGAGGCCGAGACCTGCGAAAGCACGCCGGCAACAACGAAGCTGTCCGTGCCGATCGCGTGGTGGCCGAGGGCAGCGAACGGCGTACCGAGTACCGACTGACGGAAAAGGGAGAGGCGCACTACCCGATCATCGTTGGGCTACTGCAATGGGGCGACGAATGGTGCAGCGCCCAGAAGCCCATCCGCCTCGTCGAGGACAGCACCGGCGAGCCGATCGAGCAGGTCAGGCTGCGCGTGGGTCCGCGCACACTGGGCTTGCGGGACCTTCGTTTTGAACTCGGGGACGGCGCGACAGAGCGAACGGCCGAGATCATCGCCGCCCGCAACAAGGCCATTCTAGGCAAGTAATCCAGCCATTCATTGATTACCACGGCTGAAGAAAATAATACCTTGTGGGTCATGGGAACGACTTCCTTGCCCATCACGCGCGGGCACTCCGGAAGTCGGACCACGCGAGCGACGGTGTGAGGAGTCTAGGAGCCTGTCGGGCTTTCCAGCCTTCCACTCAATGACGCCCTCCCAGATAATCGTGGCAGCACAACCGACAGACGACCCCGATGAGCCGCCTCGTTCCCGTTGACCGAGACACTGCGTACCTGCTGCCGCCGTAGGTGGACGAATGGTTACCGAGCGATCACCTGGCGCGCTTCGTGGTCGAAGTCATCGAGCAGCTTGATCTGAGCGAACTGACGCGCCAGTATGCGGGCCGGGGCTCGGCGGCGCACCATCCGGCAGTGTTGCTGGGCCTGCTGATCTACGGCTATGCCAACGGCATGCACTCCAGCCGCAAGATCGAACGCGCGACCTTCGACTCGGTGGCTTTCCGCTACGTGGCAGCAAACACCCACCCGGATCACGACACGCTGGCGACGTTCCGACGTCGATTCCTGAAGGAAGTGGAGTTGCTGTTCGTGCAGGTGCTGGTGCTGGCGCGCGAGATGAAACTGCTCAAGCTCGGGCACATTGCGCACCAAGATCGACGCCAACGCGAGCAAGCACCGCGCGCTGTCGTGGGGTCATGCCCACAAGATCGAGGCGCAGTTGCGACAGGAAGTGCAGGCGGTGCTTGCGCTGGCCGAGAACAGCGACCGTGCAGCCATCCCGCGGCGGAGAGCGCTCGACGCGAAGATCGCTTGAGCGCGATGGCGCTGGCCAAGGCAAAGATCGAGCAGCGCGCCGCTGAGCGTCATCAGCGCGAACAGCAGGAGTACGAGGCCAAGACGGCCAAGCGCACGTCTCAGAGGGATGCCGGCAAGAAGCCGCGCGGCAAGGATCCCGAGCCGCCAGAGGCCGGCCCCAAGGACGGTGACCAGGTGAACCTCACGGATGAAGATTCGGGCATCATGCCCGTCTCGGGCGGGGGCTTCGAGCAAAGCTACAACGCGCAAGCCGGCGTCGACACCGAGACGATGATGGTGGTCACACAGCACGTGAGCCAGGCGTGCAACGACAAGCGCGAAGTCGTGCCCACACTGGAGCAGATCGTGGCGTTGCCTGCGGTGCTGGGCGAGGTGCACACGCTGATCGCGGACAACGGCTTCTTCGTTCAGGCCAAGGTGATCGCTTGCCTCGACGTGGGGGTCGATCCTCTGCTGGCGCTCAAGAGGGAGTCGCATCATGCCCCCGTGTTGGAGCGCTTTGCCCCCGATGTGCCGCCGCCCCAGACCACGGACCCGGTTGTGCAGATGGCGCACCGACTGGGCACACAAGCCGGGCGTGCCCTCTACAGCTTGCGCAAGCAGACGGTGGAGCCGGTGTTCGGCATCATCAAGCG includes:
- a CDS encoding winged helix-turn-helix transcriptional regulator; the protein is MAEGSERRTEYRLTEKGEAHYPIIVGLLQWGDEWCSAQKPIRLVEDSTGEPIEQVRLRVGPRTLGLRDLRFELGDGATERTAEIIAARNKAILGK